From a single Planctellipticum variicoloris genomic region:
- a CDS encoding CCA tRNA nucleotidyltransferase: MTTTQRELAVSIVQRLREAGFEALFAGGCVRDLLLGRDPKDYDVATTATPEQVRQTFGYKRTLAIGASFGVIAVLGAKGVPPVEVATFRTEGPYSDGRRPESVSYCSPAEDALRRDFTINGMFYDPIDCRVFDYVGGERDLAARVVRAIGDPAARMEEDKLRLLRAVRFAAVLDFQLDPATAEAVRRMAPQLVVVSAERIAQELRRMLINTHRRRAVQLSEELGLLQVMLPEVPISAFWTGTPPRVQTMLELLEQPSFELAFATLVSSLPPEPTVRGMCRKLRLSNHETTRIVWLVQNLTLLDDVLTFSQARLKRTLSHPGAVELVALSRVRRLVMNADLQPVLFCEQYLRETSPDVLNPPPLVTGDDLIRLGWRPGPEFRPLLDQVRDAQLNGDLATKADGIELARRLHPPGDIDKS; the protein is encoded by the coding sequence ATGACGACGACTCAGCGAGAACTGGCAGTTTCTATCGTCCAGCGCTTGCGCGAAGCCGGATTTGAAGCACTCTTCGCCGGCGGCTGCGTCCGGGATCTGCTGCTGGGGCGAGATCCCAAGGACTACGACGTCGCCACCACGGCGACCCCCGAGCAGGTGCGCCAGACGTTCGGTTATAAGCGGACGCTGGCGATCGGGGCCAGCTTCGGCGTGATCGCCGTCCTGGGAGCCAAAGGGGTCCCGCCAGTCGAAGTGGCGACATTCCGGACGGAAGGCCCCTACTCGGACGGTCGACGGCCGGAATCGGTCAGCTACTGTTCGCCCGCCGAGGACGCCCTGCGCCGCGATTTCACCATCAACGGCATGTTCTACGATCCCATCGACTGCCGCGTCTTTGACTACGTCGGAGGCGAACGCGACCTGGCGGCGCGGGTCGTCCGCGCCATCGGCGATCCGGCAGCGAGAATGGAAGAGGACAAGCTCCGGCTGCTGCGCGCAGTCCGCTTCGCCGCAGTCCTCGACTTTCAGCTCGATCCGGCCACTGCGGAGGCGGTCCGGCGGATGGCGCCTCAACTCGTCGTCGTCAGCGCGGAACGGATTGCGCAGGAACTGCGGCGAATGCTGATCAATACTCACCGCCGGCGGGCCGTGCAGCTCAGCGAAGAACTCGGCCTGTTGCAGGTAATGCTGCCGGAAGTGCCGATTTCGGCGTTCTGGACAGGCACGCCCCCCCGCGTGCAGACCATGCTGGAACTGCTGGAGCAGCCGTCGTTCGAACTGGCGTTTGCCACGCTGGTGTCGTCCCTGCCTCCCGAACCGACGGTGCGGGGGATGTGCCGGAAGCTGCGGCTGTCGAATCACGAAACGACCAGAATTGTATGGCTGGTCCAGAATCTGACTCTGCTGGATGACGTACTGACGTTTTCGCAGGCTCGGCTCAAACGGACATTGTCCCATCCCGGCGCAGTCGAACTGGTCGCGCTGTCGCGCGTCCGTCGGCTGGTCATGAACGCCGATCTGCAGCCGGTCCTGTTCTGCGAGCAATATCTGCGGGAGACTTCGCCGGACGTGTTGAATCCTCCGCCACTGGTGACCGGCGACGACCTGATCCGGCTCGGCTGGCGCCCGGGACCGGAATTCCGACCTCTGCTCGACCAGGTGCGCGATGCCCAGCTCAATGGGGACCTCGCCACGAAAGCTGACGGGATCGAACTGGCCCGTCGATTGCATCCCCCCGGGGATATTGATAAATCCTAG
- a CDS encoding Gfo/Idh/MocA family protein — translation MSSKVRIAIIGAGLVSDFHHVPGIRLDSRCELAAVCDPNEALLEQRKKEWGPAKYTTDYEKIAADRDIDAVIIATPNFTHKDIALACIEGGQHVVAEKPLGVSFEEARQMYVAARDKGVRHMTAFTYRFAPSMRYLRHLLKSGGLGEPRHFRSQRFLDLPETSWGWRQYKKLAGAGDLYDMTIHRIDFAQDLCGPIESVCGAVKTFVPRDKTADGKPCAPSEVDDWSALIGTFKSGAVGVWEGSTLMKGHHNNGVGFEWAEINGTEGSAVYQLVDPNYILVGRHGGSLEKSLVPAEFLKPADSPRNPADGKPSTVFRYDLMWEFVSAIVEGRDAVPGFDDGASAQAVADAVLQSYAERRWVDVPQSF, via the coding sequence GTGTCCAGCAAGGTTCGCATCGCCATCATCGGCGCAGGTCTCGTATCCGACTTCCACCACGTCCCCGGCATTCGCCTCGATTCTCGCTGCGAACTCGCCGCCGTCTGCGATCCCAACGAGGCGCTGCTGGAGCAGCGGAAGAAGGAGTGGGGACCGGCGAAGTACACCACCGACTACGAGAAGATCGCCGCCGACCGCGACATCGACGCGGTCATCATCGCCACGCCGAATTTCACGCACAAAGACATCGCCCTGGCCTGCATCGAAGGGGGCCAGCATGTGGTGGCGGAGAAGCCGCTGGGCGTGAGCTTCGAAGAAGCGCGGCAGATGTATGTGGCGGCCCGCGACAAGGGGGTCCGCCACATGACCGCCTTCACCTATCGCTTCGCCCCGTCGATGCGGTACCTCCGACACTTGCTCAAGTCGGGCGGCTTGGGCGAGCCGCGGCACTTCCGCAGTCAGCGGTTCCTCGATCTCCCCGAAACAAGCTGGGGCTGGCGGCAGTACAAGAAGCTCGCCGGCGCGGGCGACCTGTATGACATGACGATTCACCGGATCGACTTCGCCCAGGACCTGTGCGGCCCGATTGAGAGCGTCTGCGGCGCCGTCAAGACGTTTGTTCCACGCGACAAGACTGCCGACGGGAAGCCCTGCGCTCCGTCAGAAGTCGACGACTGGTCGGCGCTGATCGGCACTTTCAAATCGGGGGCCGTCGGCGTCTGGGAGGGGAGCACCCTGATGAAGGGGCACCACAACAACGGCGTCGGCTTCGAATGGGCCGAGATCAATGGCACCGAAGGCTCCGCGGTCTACCAGCTCGTTGACCCGAACTACATCCTGGTCGGCCGGCATGGCGGTTCGCTGGAGAAGTCACTCGTTCCGGCAGAGTTTCTCAAGCCGGCGGACAGCCCACGGAATCCGGCGGATGGGAAGCCGAGTACGGTCTTCCGCTACGACCTGATGTGGGAATTCGTTTCCGCGATCGTCGAAGGTCGCGACGCTGTCCCCGGATTCGACGACGGAGCCTCGGCCCAGGCGGTGGCCGACGCAGTGCTGCAGTCGTACGCCGAACGACGCTGGGTGGACGTGCCGCAGTCGTTCTGA
- a CDS encoding DUF1559 domain-containing protein yields the protein MSFPRSVRKGFTLIELLVVIAIIAVLIALLLPAVQQAREAARRTQCRNNLKQLGLAFHNYHDTFRCFPIGALYGIGPFGPVFPGIGTSYYARLLPYLDQAPLYNRLTFSGGYPGWPAAALWDPGAAINKPAVNGVVLPPLVCPSSPLPSSILDGVGGAVQTVPCYVGISGAVDEDKTSAATPAVDTDQFVESRQRSGADCCSPNAMNGMHAAGGLLTANESHTIGSATDGSSSTLLLGEISDAMVDLTGARRDVRGGVPHGWLGGTSGAGVVANWSGPIARKFNLTTIRYAPGTRTFNLPGVYDNYGPNNPLISAHTGGVHALFADGHVAFLSNNLFLPNLKALATRDDGVTTGSD from the coding sequence ATGAGTTTTCCACGGTCCGTTCGCAAAGGGTTCACCCTGATCGAACTTCTCGTGGTCATCGCCATTATCGCGGTCTTGATTGCACTGCTGCTGCCTGCCGTTCAGCAGGCGCGCGAAGCCGCCCGCCGCACACAGTGCCGGAATAATCTCAAACAACTGGGACTGGCGTTTCACAATTACCACGACACGTTCCGTTGCTTCCCGATTGGCGCGCTGTACGGGATCGGCCCATTCGGGCCGGTGTTTCCCGGGATCGGGACATCGTATTACGCGCGCCTGCTTCCCTATCTCGATCAGGCGCCACTCTACAACCGCTTGACGTTCAGCGGCGGATATCCGGGCTGGCCGGCCGCTGCACTTTGGGATCCTGGTGCAGCCATCAACAAGCCGGCCGTCAACGGTGTCGTCCTGCCCCCGCTCGTCTGCCCCTCGTCGCCGCTCCCCTCATCGATCCTCGACGGAGTCGGGGGAGCCGTCCAGACGGTTCCGTGCTACGTGGGAATCAGCGGGGCCGTTGACGAGGACAAGACCAGCGCGGCCACGCCAGCCGTCGACACCGACCAGTTCGTCGAATCGCGACAGCGGTCGGGGGCCGACTGCTGCTCCCCCAACGCAATGAACGGCATGCACGCAGCCGGCGGCCTGCTCACGGCCAACGAGTCGCATACGATCGGCAGTGCGACTGACGGCAGTTCCAGCACGCTGCTGCTGGGCGAGATTTCCGATGCGATGGTCGATCTGACCGGAGCTCGGCGCGACGTTCGCGGCGGCGTGCCGCATGGATGGCTGGGGGGGACCAGCGGTGCGGGTGTCGTGGCGAACTGGAGCGGCCCGATCGCACGGAAGTTCAACCTGACAACGATCCGCTATGCCCCGGGGACCCGGACATTCAATCTCCCTGGAGTCTACGACAATTACGGCCCCAATAATCCGTTGATTTCAGCCCACACTGGCGGAGTTCATGCGTTATTCGCAGACGGTCACGTGGCGTTTCTCAGCAACAACTTGTTTCTGCCAAACCTGAAGGCGCTGGCCACGCGCGACGACGGCGTGACGACGGGAAGCGATTGA